The Ziziphus jujuba cultivar Dongzao chromosome 1, ASM3175591v1 genome segment AGGATAAGAATGTTACCAACAAGTGTCTGCCAAGGAAGAAGAGTAAAACAAATTTACTAGTAAATTACTACAATTATCATTTTCTAGCTATATGTTAATCTATTGCACCtcgaaatcttttttttttttttctttttttttttttttttttttttttttactttaaagaTCATTAAAGGAACTGATGAACAAGCTGATATagataataatttgtaataaacCTCTTGATCCTTGCTGCTTGCACAAGTGCTTAGGCCGAACGAACTTTCTGAATAAGGTCCAATTCTTTTGCTGAGGTCTGTTTCGCACTCTCGTGGTCCCTACAGTACAAATAACTTTGACTTTAATAAAGTTTAGAAGATTAGTACTGTTATGTCCATTTGAAGCACATGAAAAAGAAATTCTTCAAAGATCATACCAATTAGAGAGAAAtgtaaagaaaaggaaaaataataataatactaataatagtgGTTGAACAATTAACTTATGCAACTTAACACATGGAGGCTAGTTAATTATCTCTTTGCCAAAACCTTCATAAAACAGTACAAACTTGAAATGTGAGCAATTCAATACCTGCTTAAGTATCCTGTTGCATCTTTAACAAGCCAAACAACgtttacatattttatataaatttttaatcttaaataataaggattttttttttttttaattgacgaTGATAACaacatttacatattttatataaatttttaatattaaataataaggattctttattattatttttttttgggcatggaTCATTGTTCTAAaacttgcattaaaaaaaacttattctCTTTTCATTCTCGAAACATTGTTTGCATATGTGAgacttaaataaatttgtaattgtGTTTTCTGAGATTAAACTTTGGTTTGCAACgttaataacaaaaacaatgcATAGGCCTGCGTCAGTCAGCTCAGCACCAGGTGTTGCAAGCCTGGACCATTTGTAGCAAACTTCCAAAGTTGAGCTTTGTATAAATAACTCTCAATCTTGTATCTAAAATTAACATCAACTTCTCAAACTCCTAGATATTAGTTGGTAACAGAATGGCTAATTCAGCTTTTCTTCTGTACCCATTGTTATTTGCAGCATTTGTCCTCAATTGCCATGGATCACAGGAGGAGAGAAAGGTAGACAAcaagtttctattttttgtttttttaattaaaggtaGTACATTGAGAATAAGTAATTCTTATGTATAagctaactatatatatatatatatatgttgttttttttttttgttttttttgggtgatggAACTTATGTTTTCCTATAGCTTCACATCGTGTACATGGGAGAGCGGCCTGAAGGGGAACTTTCTGTTGCATCGACCCACCATTCCATGCTAGCAAATGTGCTTGGAAGGTTTACTCAAATTACTATACACATATTAttaccaaaacccaaaaaaaaaaaaaaagaaattccttTATACATAGACTATTAGTATTCCAATAGACTTGCagttcttcttctctttcttaaagtataatataaaataaagttagCAGTATGGGAACCCATTAATAAGTACTCTATACTTTAGGGAATTAATTGGTTAAATTACAAACATATCAAATTTCATAAGGGAGATCCATGGAAATGTGGAattcttcattttcattattatttgacTCTGATATTAGCATTGATGTTTTTGGCAagcaatgttttaaaagggaaactagCATAAACTGCAAGTATTAAGATAAATGATATAGTTAATTATAGTTTGAGCAAATTTGTCACCTTGATTTGAGATGAAAATCAAAAGATTGCTTCAAGTTTTTTTCACTCCAAATTGTGAGTTATGATAATTGAGACATTCTGCAAATGGAGAGTCACACACAACACGGCTTAGAAGAACACCATGCTCCTTGGAGTACATATCTATTTAGGATTTTTGCCTTAAAAAAACCTGCTTTCATATAGGCATGCACTTGTGCTAACCCATAAAACTTCCATGCCATTCATTTCTCAATTTGCAGCGCTTCATCAGCTAGAGAGTCACTTGTCTATAGCTATGGGAGAAGCATTAACGGATTCGCAGCCAGATTAAGCAATAAGGAAGTTGAAAAATTATCAGGTGAGATTGTTAAACAAAATGGTGACTAACGAATGGTTTTGTCTTACTGCAATTTTTGCATATCAGAAACAGAACATAAGAGAAAGATTAAGGTCTGCTAAAAACTTCTATTAATGTTTTGCAGAAATGAAAGGAGTAATTTCGGTGTTTCCAAACCAAATACTGAAGCTTCACACAACAAGGTCATGGGACTTCATGGGTTTCTCCAAAGGCAAACTTGGGTCAGCTATAGAAGGGGATGTCATTGTTGGGCTCATTGACACTGGTTATGATTCATTCtacactaaaaaataaaaaaacaaggaaaaaataaaaaataaaaaaacgatTCTCAACTTTACCTAAAAAATTTCCAGATCTTCTAAATTGAATCCTTGTTCCATGTGATTGGTTTTTGTAGGAGCCTGGCCAGAATCAAAAAGCTTCAGCGATGAAGATATGACTCCACCACCTGCTAAATGGAAGGGTACTTGCACTGGTGCCAACTTCACCTGCAACAAGTAAGCTTCTTTCTTTACCAAATACTCCCATTAATGCAATATTAGTAGCTAAACAGTGGGATTTATGACCAGCAAGCTAATTGGAGGCCGCTATTACAATTCCGATGGATACTATGACGAGAAAGACTTCAAGTCCCCAAGAGACTCCCTCGGGCATGGTACTCACACTGCCTCAACTGCTGCAGGGAGGGAAGTGCCAGGAGCAAGCTATTATGGATTAGCCAATGGTATGGCCAGAGGTGGAGTACCCTATGCAAGGATTGCTGTCTACAAAGTTTGCTGGGAAACTGGATGCTCTGGTGCTGATGTCTTGGCAGCATTTGACGATGCCATAGCAGATGGAGTCGATGTCATATCCGTGTCCCTTGGTTCTGATTTTCCACTTCCATATTTCCATGATCCAATTGCCATTGGCTCTTTCCATGCCATGAAACGTGGTATATTGACCTCCAATTCTGCTGGAAACTCTGGACCTTACCCTTACTCGGTTTCCAATTTTGCACCTTGGACTCTCACTGTTGCTGCCAGCACCATTGACAGAAAATTTATAGCCAAAGCAGTGCTAGGGAATGGACAAATTTTTGACGTGAGTAATTAGTAACTGCAACCGTCTTGTTatgcgtgtgtgtgtgcatatatgAGTATACCTGTATTATAATTCTTTCTAAATGGTGGTAATGCAGGGACTCTCCATCAATAGTTTTGAGCTCAGTGGGACCACATATCCCTTGATCTGGGGTGGAGATGCTGCAAACTTCTCTGCAGGTTCTAACAGAGAAATATCAAGATATTGTTTAACTGGTTCCATGAATTCAATCAAAGTAGCAGGCAAGATAGTTTTCTGCGAGACCCTCTGGGATGGTTCTGGCATTCTATTAGCTAATGGTGTGGGTACCATTATGGCTGATTCATCAGTCACGGATTACGCCTTCAGCTACCCCTTGCCAGCAACATTGATATCCTCAGAAGACGGCCAGAGAGTTTTGGAATACATTAGAACAACAGAGTATGTTTGGCATATCTAAAACACCAAGTCATTTTGTCCTGATTTTGAATGAAATCAGTTAATTACATATACTGCCATGCAGGAATCCAACTGCAACCATTCTGTTTGGTGAGACTTGGGAGGACTACATGGCACCTTATGTTGTATCATTTTCTTCTAGAGGACCCAACCCCATCACCCCAGACATTCTCAAGGTGACCAAAAGTCGCACAATATAGTAATTctcaatataattttctttttggatatGATTCTAAGCAAAGTTTACCCTTTGAAATTCTGAATCAATACAGCCAGATATCACTGCTCCTGGTGTGGACATTCTTGCTGCTTGGTCTCCTGTGGCAGGGCCTTCTATCTACGGGGAAGACACCAGGAGCGTCGACTTCAACATAATCTCAGGCACATCCATGTCTTGCCCTCATGCTAGCGGTGCTGCTGCTTATGTTAAGGCTGCCCATCCCGATTGGTCTCCTGCTGCTATCAAGTCTGCGCTCATGACCACAGGTGAGATAACATACTGCTTTTCCTTGCTTTTCTTTTCCcatcaaattaattatgtaacTTTCAAGGCAAGATTTGGAGAGAACTGACAGTATCTCAGTCTAATTAATCTTCTATTAAATCCTCGTTCCTTTTTCCTTGTTAATAGCCCACATCATGGACACAAACAAGAATGACGACCTTGAGTTTGCCTATGGTTCTGGTCATATCAACCCAGAGCAGGCAGTGGACCCTGGCCTCGTTTATGATGCTTCAGAGGCAGATTACATTGATTTCCTCTGTAAGCAGGGTTACAACAGCACTTTAAGCCTTATCACCGGTGACAATAGCAGCACTTGCAGCAGCACAGAGCTAGGAAGAGGTTGGAATCTCAACTATCCCTCTTTCCAACTCGGCGTGGAGGATGGCCAGAGTATCGATGCTGTTTTCAACAGGACAGTTACCAATGTTGGTTCACCAAACTCAACTTACACTCTCTTTGCTTACTTCCCTTCCACTCTCACTGTTTCTGTGGAGCCGTCAACTCTTTCATTCTCTGCTATTGGAGAGAAGCAGTCATTCACGGTGACGGTCAAGGGTTCACCGATAACACAGCAGTCAATTGCATCTGGTGCGATCACATGGAAGGATGGTGTCCATTCAGTAAGAAGCCCCATAGTGATCTACAATATCCTCCCGGGTACCATTTATTCTTCCTACTCCACACCTGAGAAAAAACCAAACTTCAAAGGTTCAACCATTTACCACAAGAATGGGATTCTAGGACACAACTAGATTGCATGCGAGATACCTTTACTGAGCATTTCTTATACATTCGAAATTGTGGGTTACTTAAGTTCCTTACAAGACTAAAAATAAatcttctttaatattttgacTTGGGATACAACAGATTCCCATCCAATATTTATCACCGTGTAGTGTTTGTCAACATTTGGGATGTAAAGTCTATCCTGTACTTTACAAGCTTTCAATAAGACACTAAAGAGTATCATTTGGTTCTATCCTCTATCGACCATTGCAATGAATGACGATGCAATGAAACACGCACATAACTAAGAATACATGAACAGTTGCAGTACTCCATGCCTCAACGACATTCGAGAATTGCGAGATCTAATACAGTAAGGCAGTACACTCCTAAGAGAACTAGACAGCAATCAAATGATACTTCTCATTACATCAcgaaagaataatatatatataaatatataagattatcaatcaataacatatatacatatctatatatatataagagattaTCAATCAATAAATACAAGTTGGGCCGTCTGTTTAACTGCCATAAATAAGAGCAACTAACCGAAGAATATATAGAATAAACCAATATAAAAGTTGATGATGAATAGTTAGGACATTATCCCCATTGTT includes the following:
- the LOC132800483 gene encoding cucumisin-like, whose product is MANSAFLLYPLLFAAFVLNCHGSQEERKLHIVYMGERPEGELSVASTHHSMLANVLGSASSARESLVYSYGRSINGFAARLSNKEVEKLSEMKGVISVFPNQILKLHTTRSWDFMGFSKGKLGSAIEGDVIVGLIDTGAWPESKSFSDEDMTPPPAKWKGTCTGANFTCNNKLIGGRYYNSDGYYDEKDFKSPRDSLGHGTHTASTAAGREVPGASYYGLANGMARGGVPYARIAVYKVCWETGCSGADVLAAFDDAIADGVDVISVSLGSDFPLPYFHDPIAIGSFHAMKRGILTSNSAGNSGPYPYSVSNFAPWTLTVAASTIDRKFIAKAVLGNGQIFDGLSINSFELSGTTYPLIWGGDAANFSAGSNREISRYCLTGSMNSIKVAGKIVFCETLWDGSGILLANGVGTIMADSSVTDYAFSYPLPATLISSEDGQRVLEYIRTTENPTATILFGETWEDYMAPYVVSFSSRGPNPITPDILKPDITAPGVDILAAWSPVAGPSIYGEDTRSVDFNIISGTSMSCPHASGAAAYVKAAHPDWSPAAIKSALMTTAHIMDTNKNDDLEFAYGSGHINPEQAVDPGLVYDASEADYIDFLCKQGYNSTLSLITGDNSSTCSSTELGRGWNLNYPSFQLGVEDGQSIDAVFNRTVTNVGSPNSTYTLFAYFPSTLTVSVEPSTLSFSAIGEKQSFTVTVKGSPITQQSIASGAITWKDGVHSVRSPIVIYNILPGTIYSSYSTPEKKPNFKGSTIYHKNGILGHN